CGACCGTGAAGGGAAGACAGGCATGACCGGCGACCGACAACGCCCGCTGCGCGCGGACGCGGCCCGCAACCGGGCCAGACTGCTGGACATCGCCACCCAGGAGTTCACCACCCGGGGCGTCGCCGTCACCACCGAGGAGATCGCCCGGGCCGCCGGGGTCGGGGTCGGCACGCTCTTCCGGCACTTCCCGACCAAAGAGGCCCTGCTGGAGGCGGTGATGGTGAGCAGGCTGGAGACACTGGCGGCCCGCACCACACGGCTGGCCGCCGAATCCCGGCCCGCCGACGCCTTCTTCGACTGCTTCCGCCTGGTGGTCGAACAGTCCGCGGGCAAGGACGAGTTCACCCGGGCACTCGCCGCGGCCGGCATGGACGCGCACTCCGCCCTGCGGGAGTCGAGCACGGTGATCAAGGAACAGCTGACCGAACTGCTGGCCGGGGCACAACGGGCCGCAGCGGTCCGCCCCGACCTGGGCCTGCCCGAACTGATCGCCCTGCTGACCGGCACGACCAAGGCGATGGAACAGCTCGCAGCGGACCCGGCGGCCCGGGAGCGGATCCTCGAGGTCGTCCTCGACGGGCTGCGCCCCCGCTGACCGGTCGTCCCGTCCCATCCTCCCGAAGGCGGGTTCCGCGCCGGGCGCCCCCGCACACGCCGGGATGCCGGTGCCGGCACCCGGGGCGGCGCCGGCGCCTCGCGTACGGCGCCTGAGCGTACGGCGCCTGAGCGTACGGCGCCTGAGCGTACGGCGCCTGAGCGTACGGCGCCTGAGCGTACGGCGCCTGAGCGTACGGCGCCTGAGCGTACGGCGCCTGAGCGTACGGCGCCTGAGCGTACGGCGCCTGAGCGTACGGCGCCTGAGCGTACGGCGCCTGAGCGTACGGCGCCTGAGCGTACGGCGCCTGAGCGTACGGCGCCTGAGCGCCCGGCGCCTGAGCGCCCGTCACCGAAGCGCCCGCTGTCCGCGCCCGCCGTCCGTCCCGCCGTCCGTGCCCGCCGGCGGGCGCGCGGGGCACATCCGTGGGAGCGGTGGGGCTTGTCTGGTGGAAGCGCCGGACGGGGTGAGGGATCCGATTTCCCGCACGAAGGCGTAACACCGGGACGGTGGGGGGCAATTCGGAAGAAGTGATGGTCCGGGGCGCTGCATACATTCGAGTCACGACCTTCGGAGGGAAAAAGAAGATGCGTGCTGTTGTGGTGAACGGGACCGGCGGTCCTGGGGCTTTGGTGTCGACAGACCGGGACGTCCCGACTCCCGGCCCGGGCGAGGTACTGATCGACGTGGCGGCGATCGGCGTGAATTACCACGATCTCTACGAGCGGAGCGGACTTTATCCACGACCCGTTCCGTTCGTGCCCGGACTGGAGTGTGCGGGAGTGGTGGCCGCCCTGGGCGCCGGTGTCGACGGCGTCGCGGTGGGGGACCTGGTCGTCACGATGGAGGTGTCGGCACCGGGCGCCTACGCGCAGCACGTCGTGGCACCCGCCGAACGCGTCGTGGCGGTGCCCGCCGGACTGAGCGCCGAGCAGGCCGCCGGGGTGTTCCTGCAGGGCCTCGCCGTCCACTACCTGACCCGGGACAGCCACCCGGTGCGCGCGGGCGAGACGGCCCTGGTGCACGCCGCCGCCGGCGGCGTGGGCCTCCTGCTGACCCAGGTGCTGCGACTGCTGGGCGCCCGCGTGATCG
The sequence above is a segment of the Kitasatospora sp. NBC_00240 genome. Coding sequences within it:
- a CDS encoding TetR/AcrR family transcriptional regulator — encoded protein: MTGDRQRPLRADAARNRARLLDIATQEFTTRGVAVTTEEIARAAGVGVGTLFRHFPTKEALLEAVMVSRLETLAARTTRLAAESRPADAFFDCFRLVVEQSAGKDEFTRALAAAGMDAHSALRESSTVIKEQLTELLAGAQRAAAVRPDLGLPELIALLTGTTKAMEQLAADPAARERILEVVLDGLRPR